The stretch of DNA GTGACCGTGTAGGTGCCGGGAATCAGGTCGTCCCATCTCAGGACGCCGCCGGTCGTGCTCTTACAGTCACCACTCGGATACGAAGGACCGGTGATACAGATCTCAAAGAGAGTTCCGTCGGGAGTTACGCCGTTCCAGATGACATCTTTCGTTACCTCAAGGGAGCCGAGGATGTACTCGTTCGTCACCGTCGCGGTTCCGACACCGCCACTTGTAACAGTAGCGCCGGAGTCGTCGATGACGGGGACTTCCCACTCACTGCCGAGAGCAGATTCCGTGACCGTGTAGGTGCCGGGAATCAGGTCGTCCCATCTCAGGACGCCGCCGGTCGTGCTCTTACAGTCACCACTCGGATACGAAGGACCGGTGATACAGATCTCAAAGAGAGTTCCGTCGGGAGTTACGCCGTTCCAGATGACATCTTTCGTTACCTCAAGGGAGCCGAGGATGTACTCGTTCGTCACCGTCGCGGTTCCGACACCGCCACTTGTAACAGTAGCGCCGGAGTCGTCGATGACGGGACTTCCCACTCACTGCCGAGAGCAGATTCCGTGACCGTGTAGGTGCCGGGAATCAGGTCGTCCCATCTCAGGACGCCGCCGGTCGTGCTCTTACAGTCACCACTCGGATACGAAGGACCGGTGATACAGATCTCAAAGAGAGTTCCGTCGGGAGTTACGCCGTTCCAGATGACATCTTTCGTTACCTCAAGGGAGCCGAGGATGTACTCGTTCGTCACCGTCGCGGTTCCGACACCGCCACTTGTAACAGTAGCGCCGGAGTCGTCGATGACGGGGACTT from Methanovulcanius yangii encodes:
- a CDS encoding collagen binding domain-containing protein encodes the protein MGSPVIDDSGATVTSGGVGTATVTNEYILGSLEVTKDVIWNGVTPDGTLFEICITGPSYPSGDCKSTTGGVLRWDDLIPGTYTVTESALGSEWEVPVIDDSGATVTSGGVGTATVTNEYILGSLEVTKDVIWNGVTPDGTLFEICITGPSYPSGDCKSTTGGVLRWDDLIPGTYTVTESALGSEWEVPVIDDSGATVTSGGVGTATVTNEYILGSLEVTKDVIWNGVTPDGTLFEICITGPSYPSGDCKSTTGGVLRWTT